The Streptococcaceae bacterium ESL0687 genome has a segment encoding these proteins:
- a CDS encoding beta-glucoside-specific PTS transporter subunit IIABC — protein sequence MEKYKDLAEKIVKNVGGRDNISTVTHCVTRLRFVLKDESKANDDVLKNMDGVVTVMKAGGQYQVVIGNHVPDVYNTVLEVAGLGDGSSGSDDSSEVHMNPLNRVLDFISGTMMPMISLLSASGIIKGINAMLVFAKVYNMESSYYLLLNAIGDAIFYFFPVLIGYNAAKKLKTNPYVGMLLGLILCYPAINGVDLNFFGYTMNATYTTTVLPVMLIAILAAPIERFFNKIIPDVVKAFMVPMFTLLVAVPIGFTLIGPFANWIGSLLEQGINSIVNISLPLAGAVFGAMWQIFVMFGVHVVILTPSMQSLAQGTPDSLFAFMAGVSFAQTATVIAIWLKTKDKKLKEIAFPAWISGIFGVTEPAIYGVTLPRVKMFVISCIGGAVGGGLMGLLNVKVYNQAGLGIFALPGFLNPASSSIQNVINALIAIVASTVIAFVLAYIAYKPSDEKTNAVAEDTLAQAPSDVAFADEVAPFDSESLYSPMDGQAIPLSQVSDEAFAKEIMGKGIAVKPSKGEAHAPCDGKVTAIFPSKHAIGITSTGGAEILIHIGMDTVNLNGEFFDLKVVQDQEVKKGDLLVTFDMDEITKRGYSLETPIIVTNFMEYEAILPVANGQVAIGDEIIQVEAKEEEKKAS from the coding sequence ATGGAAAAATATAAAGATTTAGCGGAAAAAATCGTTAAAAATGTAGGTGGACGTGACAATATTTCAACTGTTACCCACTGTGTTACTAGACTTCGCTTTGTTTTGAAAGATGAATCAAAGGCTAATGATGATGTTTTGAAAAACATGGACGGTGTGGTAACTGTTATGAAGGCAGGAGGCCAGTACCAGGTTGTTATTGGAAATCACGTGCCTGATGTTTACAATACAGTTCTTGAAGTAGCAGGTCTTGGAGATGGATCTTCTGGTTCAGATGATAGTTCAGAGGTTCATATGAATCCTCTTAATAGGGTTCTTGACTTTATCTCAGGAACTATGATGCCAATGATTTCCCTTTTATCAGCATCAGGGATTATCAAGGGTATCAATGCCATGTTGGTGTTTGCCAAAGTTTACAACATGGAAAGCTCATACTACCTTTTACTTAATGCCATTGGGGATGCGATTTTCTACTTCTTCCCAGTGTTAATTGGTTACAATGCAGCTAAGAAATTAAAGACCAATCCTTATGTGGGTATGCTCCTTGGATTAATTCTTTGTTATCCAGCAATCAACGGGGTTGACCTTAACTTCTTTGGCTACACAATGAATGCTACTTACACCACAACAGTTTTACCAGTAATGCTTATCGCAATACTTGCAGCTCCAATCGAGCGCTTCTTTAACAAAATTATTCCAGATGTGGTTAAAGCTTTCATGGTTCCAATGTTTACCTTACTTGTTGCTGTGCCAATTGGATTTACATTAATTGGACCATTTGCTAACTGGATTGGAAGTCTTCTTGAACAAGGAATTAACTCAATCGTAAATATCAGTCTTCCGCTTGCTGGAGCAGTATTTGGTGCTATGTGGCAGATCTTTGTAATGTTTGGAGTTCACGTAGTAATCCTTACTCCATCAATGCAAAGTCTAGCTCAAGGTACACCAGATTCACTTTTCGCCTTCATGGCCGGAGTATCATTTGCCCAAACAGCAACAGTAATTGCTATCTGGCTTAAAACTAAAGACAAAAAACTTAAAGAAATTGCCTTCCCAGCGTGGATTTCAGGTATCTTCGGGGTAACTGAACCAGCTATTTACGGGGTAACTCTTCCAAGGGTTAAAATGTTTGTTATCTCATGTATCGGTGGTGCTGTAGGTGGGGGACTTATGGGTCTTCTAAATGTTAAGGTTTACAACCAAGCAGGACTTGGAATCTTTGCCCTACCAGGCTTCCTTAACCCAGCATCAAGCAGCATACAAAACGTAATAAATGCACTTATTGCAATTGTTGCATCTACAGTTATTGCCTTTGTTCTTGCTTACATTGCTTACAAACCATCAGATGAAAAAACAAATGCAGTAGCAGAAGATACACTTGCTCAAGCACCATCAGATGTTGCCTTCGCTGATGAAGTGGCACCATTCGATTCAGAAAGTCTTTACAGCCCAATGGATGGTCAAGCCATTCCACTAAGCCAAGTTTCAGACGAAGCTTTTGCCAAAGAAATTATGGGTAAAGGTATTGCTGTAAAACCAAGCAAGGGTGAAGCACATGCTCCTTGTGATGGTAAGGTAACAGCTATTTTCCCAAGTAAGCATGCCATTGGAATTACCTCAACAGGTGGAGCTGAGATCCTCATCCACATCGGTATGGATACAGTTAACCTAAATGGTGAATTCTTTGACCTTAAGGTTGTTCAAGACCAAGAGGTTAAAAAAGGCGATCTTCTAGTAACTTTTGATATGGATGAGATTACAAAACGTGGTTACTCACTTGAAACTCCAATTATCGTTACAAACTTCATGGAATATGAAGCAATCCTACCAGTCGCAAATGGTCAGGTAGCAATTGGAGATGAAATCATCCAAGTTGAAGCCAAGGAAGAAGAAAAGAAAGCCAGCTAA
- a CDS encoding DUF4767 domain-containing protein, producing MKKITGFLLAASLLTLAAGCSKESTKSTASSKESSEQQVTKASESAESSQAEKIESSSSSETSEESKSEVKEEAPIVPATWNLEKFQQLATFMRSWGTSVKQNCMQLSPQFAGVYDGLQLPQLIINGNLQISVDGVPVDSDWSPTEYIAAGTPTYVIVDAFGDINEENPGHDKHLYLFAITDNKPVVLELASTEVVNKRVQLKTSSITELQNEFTKIVQEG from the coding sequence ATGAAAAAAATTACAGGTTTCCTTTTGGCCGCAAGTCTTTTAACACTTGCTGCGGGATGTTCTAAGGAAAGTACCAAATCTACTGCAAGCTCTAAGGAGTCGAGTGAGCAGCAAGTAACAAAGGCCTCTGAATCTGCAGAGTCTTCTCAGGCTGAGAAAATTGAATCTAGTAGCTCTAGTGAAACAAGTGAAGAGAGTAAATCAGAGGTCAAGGAAGAAGCTCCTATTGTCCCAGCTACTTGGAATCTTGAAAAATTTCAACAACTAGCTACTTTTATGAGATCTTGGGGCACTTCAGTTAAACAAAATTGCATGCAATTGAGCCCACAGTTTGCAGGTGTCTATGACGGCCTACAGCTTCCTCAGTTAATTATTAATGGGAATCTCCAGATTAGTGTTGATGGTGTTCCTGTCGACTCTGACTGGTCACCAACAGAATATATAGCCGCTGGGACGCCAACCTATGTTATTGTAGATGCTTTTGGAGACATAAATGAAGAGAACCCTGGACACGATAAACATCTTTATCTCTTTGCAATAACAGATAATAAACCAGTTGTTTTAGAACTAGCATCAACAGAAGTCGTAAATAAACGTGTACAACTCAAAACCAGTTCAATCACCGAACTTCAGAACGAATTTACAAAAATTGTCCAAGAAGGCTAA